The genomic DNA TCGGGCCCCTTCGTGGTGGTGGACTGCGGCTCCATCCCCGCCGAGCTGGTGGAGAGCGAGCTCTTTGGCCACGAAAAGGGCGCCTTCACCGGCGCCACCCACGAGCGCCGGGGCGCCTTCGAGGCCGCCAGCGGGGGCACCCTCTTCCTGGACGAGCTGGGCGAGCTGCCCCTGGCGGTGCAGCCCAAGCTGCTGCGCGCGCTGGAGCGCCGGCAGGTCAAGCGCGTGGGCGCGGATGGGTACCGGAGCGTGGACGTACGCTTCGTGGCCGCCACGCACCGCGACCTGCGCGAGGCCGTCAACCGCGGGCAGTTCCGCGAGGACCTGTACTTCCGGCTCGCCGTGGGCATGGTGCGCGTGCCACCGCTGCGCGCGCACCTGGAGGATCTGCCGCACCTGCTGGAGCACCTGTGGACGGAGACGTTCCGCTCGCTCGGCATGCCGCCCCGGCCCTTCACCGCCCCCAGCCCCGAGACGCTGCACCAGCTCTCCACCCTGCCCTGGCGCGGCAACGTGCGCGAGCTGCGCAACTTCGTCGAGCGCAGCGTGGCCCTCTCCGGCGCGCTGGATGCCTCGTTCCTCCAGGCGGCCAGTGCCCCGGCGGCGCCGGCCGGGGCCCCCACCGTGCGCGTGGAGCTGCCCTACAAGGAGGCCAAGGAGGCATGGCTCGCCCACTTCGAGGAGACGTACCTGCGCCAGCGCCTAGCGGCCTCGGGCGGCAACGTGAGTCAGATGGCGCGCGAGGCCGAGGTGGACCGGGCCCACGTCATCAAGCTGCTACGCAAGCACGCGGTGCGCTGACGACCATGACCTCCCCTCCCCCCGTGCCATGAAACCAGCCCCCATGCCGCGCTGCCCGACGTGCCAGAGCGAGTACGCGGAGGACGTCTCGTACTGTCCCCGTGACGGCGCGGCGCTGCTGCCCGCGGTGCTGGAGGGGCGCTACCGGTTGCTGTCCCCGCTCGGCGCGGGAGGCATGGGCGTGGTGTACCTCGCCGAGCACCTGGGCCTGCGCAAGAGCGTAGCGGTGAAGCTGCTGCGCGGTGAGCTGTCGAGAGATCCCACCTTCACCCGCC from Archangium lipolyticum includes the following:
- a CDS encoding sigma 54-dependent Fis family transcriptional regulator — its product is MSGRTELIPAQTPASGLSVQRVNLEVSAGPDAGTTVSSSAEKLTLGTAPGNDLVLTDPTVSRFHAELVRERGGYRVKDLGSTNGTRVDHVRVLDAYVADGSTLTFGGTTVRFSLVATRDVLPLYPEPRFGKLVGESAVMRALFAQLARLAATDATVLVEGESGTGKELVAEALHQASPRASGPFVVVDCGSIPAELVESELFGHEKGAFTGATHERRGAFEAASGGTLFLDELGELPLAVQPKLLRALERRQVKRVGADGYRSVDVRFVAATHRDLREAVNRGQFREDLYFRLAVGMVRVPPLRAHLEDLPHLLEHLWTETFRSLGMPPRPFTAPSPETLHQLSTLPWRGNVRELRNFVERSVALSGALDASFLQAASAPAAPAGAPTVRVELPYKEAKEAWLAHFEETYLRQRLAASGGNVSQMAREAEVDRAHVIKLLRKHAVR